From one Thermatribacter velox genomic stretch:
- the guaA gene encoding glutamine-hydrolyzing GMP synthase, with the protein MDKIVILDFGSQYTQLIARRIRELQVYSEVWPCHMKGQEYNLNSPEVKGIILSGSPYSVTSEEAPTLPGEVLQSGKPVLGICYGMQLLVKSLGGKVVRAAQREYGRALLTILEKKGLFEGMGGETICWMSHGDSVVALPPGFVKIAKTEDCEFAAIRSEDGKIWGIQFHPEVSHTPLGKEMLANFVFFICGCNPEWTPESILKQQINYIRNEVKQERVVCALSGGVDSVTAAVLTYRAIGDQLSCIFVNNGLLRKGEAEEVLKSTQKLLGKERVIYVDAGERFISRLRGVLDPEEKRRIIGKAFIEVFEEEAAKLGNITYLLQGTLYPDVIESTSVWGPSARIKTHHNVGGLPERMQLKVLEPLRFLFKDEVRTLAQQLGIPEKIVWRQPFPGPGLAVRIVGEVTPERLEILREMDYIIFQELSKSPVFRKIWQSFGVLVPVRSVGIMGDERTYEYVGVLRAVLSEDGMTADWARLSYDTLDVIARRVVNEVKGIGRMVYDITSKPPATIEWE; encoded by the coding sequence ATGGATAAAATCGTGATTCTCGATTTTGGGTCCCAATACACTCAGCTTATCGCCCGCCGGATTAGAGAGCTACAAGTCTACAGCGAAGTGTGGCCCTGTCACATGAAGGGTCAGGAGTATAACCTGAACAGTCCAGAAGTCAAAGGCATAATCCTCTCAGGAAGTCCGTACAGTGTGACCAGCGAAGAAGCTCCAACCCTTCCTGGAGAAGTATTGCAAAGCGGGAAACCAGTCCTGGGGATTTGCTATGGAATGCAGCTTCTGGTAAAGAGCTTGGGCGGGAAAGTCGTAAGAGCCGCCCAAAGAGAATATGGACGGGCTCTCCTGACCATTCTTGAGAAAAAGGGGTTGTTTGAGGGAATGGGAGGAGAAACTATCTGCTGGATGAGTCACGGAGATAGCGTCGTTGCCCTCCCCCCTGGTTTCGTAAAGATTGCGAAGACCGAGGATTGCGAGTTTGCCGCAATCCGTAGTGAGGATGGGAAGATATGGGGAATCCAGTTCCACCCCGAAGTGTCTCATACCCCTCTGGGCAAGGAAATGTTAGCCAACTTTGTATTTTTCATATGCGGTTGTAATCCAGAATGGACTCCAGAGTCCATTCTGAAACAGCAGATCAATTATATCCGCAACGAAGTGAAGCAGGAAAGAGTTGTATGTGCATTGAGCGGTGGCGTGGATTCGGTAACCGCAGCAGTGTTGACTTACCGAGCTATTGGAGACCAGCTAAGTTGCATTTTTGTAAATAACGGATTGCTTCGAAAAGGCGAAGCTGAAGAAGTGTTGAAGAGTACTCAAAAGCTTCTGGGCAAAGAGAGAGTTATTTACGTAGATGCTGGAGAGCGCTTTATTTCCAGACTTCGGGGGGTCCTTGATCCTGAAGAAAAAAGAAGAATAATAGGTAAAGCGTTCATCGAAGTTTTTGAAGAAGAAGCAGCGAAGCTGGGAAACATAACCTATCTTCTCCAGGGTACTCTTTATCCGGATGTCATAGAAAGTACCTCAGTTTGGGGTCCTTCTGCTCGCATTAAAACCCACCATAACGTAGGAGGTTTACCTGAACGCATGCAGCTTAAGGTTTTGGAACCGCTCAGATTTCTTTTTAAAGATGAAGTGAGGACTCTGGCGCAACAGCTGGGGATACCCGAGAAAATAGTATGGCGACAGCCTTTCCCGGGACCTGGGTTGGCAGTGAGAATTGTGGGAGAGGTGACGCCTGAGCGATTGGAAATATTGCGAGAAATGGATTATATAATATTTCAGGAACTGAGTAAATCACCGGTATTCCGCAAAATATGGCAGTCTTTTGGAGTGCTGGTTCCGGTGCGGAGCGTAGGTATTATGGGTGATGAAAGAACTTACGAGTATGTAGGGGTGTTGAGAGCGGTGCTCAGCGAAGATGGAATGACTGCGGACTGGGCTCGTCTTTCTTATGACACTCTGGATGTCATTGCAAGAAGAGTGGTTAATGAAGTTAAAGGCATCGGACGCATGGTATACGATATTACTTCCAAACCACCTGCAACAATCGAGTGGGAATGA
- the ligA gene encoding NAD-dependent DNA ligase LigA: protein MEEKEKVRREIEKLREIIHYHDYRYYVLNSPEISDAEYDALMRKLEELEQKYPEFITPDSPTQRVAGKPQEAFPPFIHSRPLLSLNNAFSDEEIREFDRRVKRWLGENEIEYVVELKIDGLAVNLRYENGVFVRGGTRGDGLTGEDVTPNLRTIRSIPLRLQGSAPPRIIEVQGEVFMPKKDFEKLNEERKNNGEVPFANTRNAAAGSLRQLDPSITAKRHLDIFVYSAFFIESDYQPETHWEALQYLKELGFKVNPHSTLVSSVEEVIRLHKEWEEKRKSLDYDIDGLVVKVNSLRQQEKLGATTKSPRWAIAFKFQPTYGITRVIDIEVNVGRTGTLTPVAVLEPVEVGGVVIKRATLHNEDEIRRKDVRIGDWVVVGRAGEVIPEIVKVIKERRSGEEKFFTMPDKCPVCGSRVYREEGEVAWRCINASCPAQIKERIKHWASRAAMDIEGLGEKIVEQLVDTGLVKSIPDLYRLTKSQLERLERMGPKSAENLINALERSKKRPLFRFIFALGIRHVGEYIAQLLAKHFKDIQKLRKATKEDLLKIEGIGPIVADSIAQFFANPENQRMIDELLNLGIEPQPLEEKPKSSFFADKTFVITGALERFSRDEAKSIIEERGGKVANTVSSRTDFLIVGKNPGSKLREAESRKIPILTEEEFYRILDQEG from the coding sequence GTGGAAGAAAAAGAAAAAGTACGCCGGGAAATTGAAAAGCTCCGGGAGATAATCCACTACCACGACTACAGATACTACGTGTTGAACTCTCCGGAAATCTCCGATGCTGAATATGACGCCCTAATGAGAAAGCTTGAAGAATTGGAGCAGAAATATCCGGAGTTTATTACCCCTGACTCTCCCACCCAGAGAGTCGCAGGAAAGCCTCAGGAAGCTTTCCCACCGTTTATCCATAGTCGACCTCTGTTGAGCTTAAACAACGCTTTTTCAGATGAGGAAATACGAGAATTCGATCGGCGAGTGAAGCGCTGGCTTGGAGAAAACGAGATTGAGTACGTTGTAGAGCTCAAGATAGACGGATTGGCGGTAAACCTGCGCTATGAAAATGGAGTGTTTGTTCGAGGTGGAACCAGAGGCGATGGGTTAACCGGAGAGGATGTAACCCCCAATCTCCGGACTATACGGAGCATTCCATTAAGACTTCAGGGTTCTGCGCCACCGCGCATAATAGAAGTTCAGGGCGAAGTATTTATGCCCAAAAAAGACTTTGAAAAATTAAACGAAGAGAGAAAGAACAATGGAGAAGTGCCTTTTGCTAATACCAGAAACGCTGCTGCTGGTTCCCTGAGGCAGCTTGACCCCAGCATAACCGCTAAGAGACATCTTGATATATTTGTGTATTCAGCCTTTTTCATCGAAAGCGACTACCAACCTGAAACTCACTGGGAAGCGCTTCAATATCTGAAGGAGTTGGGTTTTAAAGTGAATCCTCACTCCACACTGGTCAGTTCTGTAGAAGAAGTAATACGCCTCCATAAGGAGTGGGAAGAGAAAAGAAAATCTCTGGACTACGATATAGACGGCCTGGTTGTAAAGGTTAATTCTCTTCGCCAGCAAGAAAAGCTGGGCGCGACGACCAAAAGCCCCCGTTGGGCCATTGCTTTTAAATTTCAGCCGACTTATGGAATAACCCGGGTAATTGACATAGAAGTCAACGTAGGAAGGACTGGAACCCTTACCCCAGTAGCCGTGTTGGAACCAGTAGAAGTGGGTGGGGTGGTTATTAAAAGAGCCACACTGCACAACGAAGACGAAATTCGCAGAAAAGACGTGCGTATAGGAGATTGGGTGGTTGTGGGGAGAGCAGGTGAAGTAATTCCAGAAATAGTAAAGGTAATTAAAGAAAGGAGAAGTGGGGAAGAGAAGTTTTTCACTATGCCTGATAAGTGCCCGGTATGTGGTAGCCGTGTATACAGAGAAGAAGGAGAAGTCGCTTGGCGCTGTATCAATGCCAGCTGCCCAGCCCAAATCAAAGAGAGAATAAAACACTGGGCCTCTCGAGCAGCTATGGATATAGAGGGTTTGGGAGAGAAAATTGTAGAACAACTGGTGGACACAGGGCTTGTGAAAAGCATTCCCGACCTCTACCGATTAACCAAAAGCCAGCTGGAGCGGCTGGAACGAATGGGCCCAAAATCTGCCGAAAACCTTATCAATGCCTTAGAGCGTTCTAAAAAGCGGCCTCTTTTCAGGTTCATTTTCGCCCTTGGCATAAGGCATGTTGGAGAGTATATAGCCCAGTTACTTGCCAAACATTTTAAAGATATTCAAAAACTTAGGAAGGCAACCAAAGAGGACCTCTTAAAAATAGAGGGCATAGGCCCTATCGTGGCAGATTCAATAGCACAATTTTTTGCTAACCCTGAAAACCAGAGAATGATTGACGAGTTACTTAACCTGGGTATTGAGCCTCAACCCTTGGAAGAAAAGCCCAAGAGCAGCTTCTTTGCTGATAAAACCTTTGTCATTACTGGTGCACTGGAGCGTTTCTCCAGAGATGAAGCCAAAAGCATTATTGAGGAAAGGGGCGGAAAAGTAGCCAATACCGTTTCCTCGCGGACAGATTTCCTTATAGTGGGCAAGAACCCTGGTTCTAAACTGAGAGAGGCAGAGAGCAGAAAAATCCCCATTTTAACCGAGGAAGAGTTTTACAGAATCCTGGACCAGGAAGGCTAA
- the gatB gene encoding Asp-tRNA(Asn)/Glu-tRNA(Gln) amidotransferase subunit GatB: MSEQTEAFVTIGLEIHCQLLTKSKLFCQCATDYIGKEPNTLICPVCTGLPGSLPVLNAEALKLTIKTALALNCDILPQAVFYRKNYFYPDLPKGYQISQYDLPVGKDGFMEFSFQGKRKRVNIKRVHLEEDAGKLIHEGPDLPSSTSGVDFNRCGIPLVEIVTEPDLSSPEEAREFLNLLRRLVRYIGVSDGNMEEGSLRCDANVSVSLTGQSLGTKVEVKNMNSFRSVYKALKFEVERQREMLLNHQTIEQETRHWDEAKQVTVSARGKEEAEDYRYFPDPDLLPITIDSQLVEEIKNTLSELPLERKERLMVEYELTEGEAEVLTQEKEIADFFEECVKLMPKPQLICNWIVTEVRKNLNMMNQSIDKSKITPQKFVELLKLVEKKEITANIGKEILEEMFKSGLTAKEIIAKKGISMISSEKELEKIVFEVIEKNPQSVADYLSGKEKALHYLIGQVMRATRGQADPEMVKNILVKKLSGED; this comes from the coding sequence ATGAGTGAACAGACAGAAGCTTTTGTAACCATAGGTCTGGAAATCCATTGTCAGCTACTGACTAAAAGCAAACTTTTTTGCCAGTGTGCAACCGACTATATAGGAAAAGAGCCCAATACCCTTATCTGTCCGGTATGCACGGGCTTGCCCGGTTCCTTGCCAGTCCTTAACGCTGAAGCGCTCAAATTAACAATTAAAACTGCTCTGGCACTAAATTGTGACATACTTCCTCAGGCGGTATTTTATCGCAAAAACTATTTTTATCCGGACCTCCCCAAGGGGTATCAGATTTCGCAATACGACCTGCCTGTTGGCAAGGACGGTTTTATGGAATTTTCCTTTCAGGGCAAGCGCAAAAGGGTCAACATAAAGAGAGTGCATCTTGAAGAGGATGCTGGAAAACTAATCCATGAAGGCCCGGACTTACCCTCTTCAACTTCAGGAGTAGATTTTAACCGCTGTGGGATTCCCTTAGTAGAGATAGTGACCGAGCCGGATCTTTCCTCTCCCGAGGAAGCTCGGGAGTTTTTAAATCTGCTTCGGCGCCTGGTGCGTTACATTGGAGTAAGTGATGGAAACATGGAGGAGGGGTCGCTACGCTGTGATGCCAATGTTTCCGTCTCTTTAACCGGACAGAGTCTGGGGACTAAAGTAGAAGTAAAGAACATGAATTCGTTTCGTTCGGTCTACAAGGCTTTGAAATTTGAAGTCGAGAGACAAAGAGAGATGCTCTTGAACCACCAGACCATAGAGCAAGAAACCAGACACTGGGACGAAGCGAAGCAGGTTACGGTTTCGGCTCGCGGCAAGGAAGAAGCAGAAGATTACCGGTATTTTCCCGATCCTGATTTGTTACCTATTACCATAGATAGCCAACTTGTTGAAGAAATAAAAAATACCCTTTCAGAGTTACCTTTAGAGAGAAAAGAACGGTTGATGGTAGAGTATGAACTTACAGAAGGCGAAGCTGAAGTTCTGACCCAGGAAAAAGAAATTGCTGACTTTTTTGAAGAGTGTGTAAAGCTTATGCCTAAACCTCAACTTATCTGCAACTGGATTGTGACAGAAGTGCGTAAAAACTTAAATATGATGAACCAGAGCATTGATAAAAGTAAAATAACACCTCAGAAGTTTGTGGAACTCTTGAAGCTTGTTGAAAAGAAAGAAATAACCGCTAATATAGGCAAGGAAATTCTCGAGGAAATGTTCAAAAGTGGTTTGACAGCGAAGGAAATCATTGCTAAAAAAGGCATTTCAATGATAAGTAGCGAGAAAGAACTGGAAAAAATCGTCTTCGAAGTCATAGAAAAGAATCCGCAAAGTGTGGCTGATTACCTTAGTGGCAAAGAAAAAGCGCTGCACTATCTTATAGGCCAGGTTATGAGAGCAACACGGGGGCAGGCTGATCCTGAGATGGTTAAAAACATTTTGGTTAAAAAACTTTCTGGAGAGGATTAA
- a CDS encoding adenylosuccinate synthase — MSVYIIVGTHWGDEGKGKIVDYLSENADLVVRAQGGSNAGHTVMVDGKKYVFHVLPSGILHRNSICILGDGMVIDPEALIEEVNILRKQDKKVVKRIRISGKAHLVMPYHKILDRLVEEFRGEQRLGTTGRGIGPCYEDKVARWGIRVGDMLDELNFATKLKMAICYKNALLEKVFGHPPLKFDAILRKYYEYFQIFKEWIADTSLMVYQAAREGKKILIEGAQGSMLDLDHGTYPFVTSSHPIASGAILGSGIGLLENIEVVGICKAYTSRVGEGPFPTELRDETGTLLREKGQEFGATTGRPRRCGWLDGVALKYAVRINNIKWLALTKLDVLSNLPEVKICRAYKIEGTEVEEFPVNPLYWTYCEPIYETFPGWKGDISGIREYRNLPLEARQYIEFIEDLSGVPVALISVGPDRRDTIIRKELF, encoded by the coding sequence GTGTCTGTTTATATCATTGTAGGTACTCACTGGGGCGATGAAGGTAAAGGGAAAATCGTCGATTATCTTAGCGAAAATGCGGACCTGGTTGTAAGGGCCCAGGGAGGTAGCAACGCTGGTCATACAGTTATGGTGGATGGTAAAAAATATGTGTTCCACGTTTTGCCTTCGGGAATCCTCCACCGAAATAGTATATGCATACTTGGTGACGGGATGGTCATAGACCCGGAAGCACTCATTGAAGAAGTTAATATTTTACGAAAGCAGGACAAGAAAGTCGTAAAGCGTATCCGTATTAGCGGTAAAGCTCATCTGGTGATGCCGTATCACAAAATCCTGGATAGGCTGGTTGAAGAGTTCAGGGGTGAACAGAGACTAGGTACCACAGGGAGAGGGATTGGACCCTGTTATGAAGATAAGGTTGCCCGCTGGGGAATACGAGTAGGAGATATGCTGGATGAGCTAAACTTTGCTACCAAACTCAAAATGGCTATATGCTATAAGAATGCCCTTCTTGAAAAAGTTTTTGGACATCCTCCTTTGAAGTTTGATGCAATATTGCGTAAGTATTATGAGTATTTCCAGATTTTTAAAGAGTGGATTGCAGATACTTCGCTGATGGTTTATCAAGCAGCCAGAGAGGGAAAGAAAATCCTAATTGAGGGAGCACAGGGTTCAATGCTGGATCTCGATCACGGTACATACCCCTTCGTTACTTCCTCGCATCCCATAGCAAGCGGTGCTATATTGGGTTCAGGAATAGGGCTGCTCGAAAACATTGAAGTGGTAGGAATTTGCAAAGCTTACACCTCAAGAGTTGGTGAGGGTCCTTTCCCCACAGAGCTTAGAGATGAAACTGGAACGCTTCTTAGAGAAAAGGGTCAGGAATTTGGAGCTACCACCGGTCGTCCCAGAAGATGCGGATGGCTTGATGGGGTGGCACTCAAATACGCGGTACGTATTAACAACATTAAATGGCTTGCCCTTACCAAACTGGATGTTTTAAGCAACCTGCCGGAAGTGAAAATATGCCGAGCCTACAAGATAGAGGGAACTGAAGTTGAAGAGTTTCCCGTCAACCCTCTGTACTGGACCTATTGTGAACCGATTTACGAAACTTTTCCGGGCTGGAAGGGAGATATTTCTGGTATACGAGAATACCGCAATCTCCCCCTGGAAGCCAGACAGTACATAGAATTCATCGAGGACTTAAGCGGTGTCCCGGTAGCGTTGATTTCGGTAGGTCCTGATAGACGTGATACAATAATAAGGAAAGAACTATTTTGA
- the gatC gene encoding Asp-tRNA(Asn)/Glu-tRNA(Gln) amidotransferase subunit GatC, producing the protein MDPKINLEEIKKVAQLAKLSFKEEELQTFFEDINNIVSHFAKLEELDLENVSPTSHISWSTPPTNPDQPVQWPDYQKILERAPRVSGNYVIVPKIVDK; encoded by the coding sequence GTGGATCCAAAAATCAACTTGGAAGAGATAAAGAAAGTGGCACAGCTTGCAAAACTCAGTTTTAAAGAAGAGGAGCTGCAAACTTTTTTCGAAGATATTAACAACATTGTTTCTCACTTTGCCAAGCTTGAAGAGCTGGATCTGGAAAATGTTTCACCAACATCCCATATTTCTTGGAGCACTCCCCCGACCAATCCAGACCAACCGGTACAGTGGCCTGATTACCAGAAAATTCTGGAACGTGCTCCTCGAGTTAGTGGCAATTATGTTATCGTTCCCAAAATAGTTGACAAGTAG
- the gatA gene encoding Asp-tRNA(Asn)/Glu-tRNA(Gln) amidotransferase subunit GatA: MDIKEFKDFSLEDYQKLIKNREISVKELAQLFLQRIENVDPYLHAFLFVNRESILDEAQSLDEQLEKANPEEIPPLFGIPIAIKDNICTQNIPTTCASKILEGFIPPYDATVVSRLKAQGALILGKTNMDEFAMGSSTENSAFGPTRNPFDLNRVPGGSSGGSSACVSALEAPVSLGSDTGGSIRQPAAFCGVVGLRPTYGRVSRFGLVSFASSLDQIGPITRTVKDCVTIFEVISGKDEKDSTCAPYPAFQAQEIPSREEVKKLKVGLPREYFSEGVDSEIIESIQNTIDFLEKEGIKLVEVSLPHTVYALEAYYIVAPSEASSNLARYDGVLYGFRAQEAAELQEMYFKTRTQGFGKEVKRRIILGTYSLSSGYYDEFYLKGMKVRTLVRQDFEKAFEVCDLLLTPVSPCLPFLFGERTQDPYQMYLADVFTIPSAMAGIPALSINCGYARSLPVGLQIIGRPFQEGLLFGLGLLIEEGLALGAPFPEIPLRKENTYE, encoded by the coding sequence ATGGATATCAAGGAGTTTAAGGATTTTTCCCTGGAAGATTACCAAAAACTTATCAAAAACAGGGAAATATCGGTAAAAGAACTGGCTCAGCTATTTTTGCAAAGAATTGAAAACGTTGACCCCTATTTGCACGCTTTCTTATTTGTTAATCGGGAGTCTATTCTTGATGAAGCACAATCTCTGGATGAGCAGCTCGAGAAAGCAAATCCTGAGGAAATCCCACCTCTTTTTGGAATTCCAATTGCCATCAAGGATAATATTTGCACCCAAAATATACCAACTACCTGTGCTTCTAAAATCCTGGAGGGTTTTATTCCTCCTTATGATGCCACTGTAGTTTCCAGACTCAAGGCTCAGGGGGCTCTTATTCTTGGCAAGACCAATATGGACGAGTTTGCCATGGGATCTTCAACTGAAAATAGCGCTTTTGGACCCACCAGAAACCCTTTTGACCTTAATAGAGTACCCGGGGGGTCAAGTGGAGGCTCAAGTGCTTGCGTATCTGCTTTGGAAGCTCCTGTATCTTTGGGGTCAGATACCGGGGGCTCCATAAGGCAGCCAGCTGCTTTTTGTGGAGTGGTGGGTTTACGGCCTACCTATGGCCGGGTATCTCGCTTTGGCCTGGTTAGTTTCGCATCTTCTCTGGATCAAATAGGACCAATTACCAGAACGGTTAAGGATTGTGTAACTATTTTTGAAGTCATCAGTGGTAAAGACGAAAAAGATTCAACTTGCGCTCCCTATCCAGCGTTTCAAGCCCAGGAAATACCTTCTCGAGAGGAGGTCAAGAAATTAAAAGTAGGATTGCCCCGAGAGTATTTCTCGGAGGGCGTGGATTCTGAGATTATCGAGAGCATTCAAAACACCATAGATTTTCTGGAAAAAGAAGGCATTAAACTGGTTGAGGTTTCCCTGCCCCACACCGTTTACGCCTTGGAAGCCTACTACATCGTTGCTCCTTCTGAAGCCAGTTCCAACTTGGCTCGCTACGACGGGGTGTTGTATGGTTTCAGAGCCCAGGAAGCAGCCGAGCTACAGGAAATGTATTTTAAAACCCGTACTCAAGGGTTTGGTAAAGAGGTTAAAAGGCGTATAATTTTGGGTACCTATTCTTTGAGCTCTGGCTACTATGATGAGTTTTATCTCAAGGGAATGAAGGTCAGAACCTTGGTAAGACAGGATTTTGAAAAAGCTTTTGAGGTTTGTGACCTTCTGCTCACACCTGTTTCGCCGTGTCTTCCCTTTTTGTTTGGGGAAAGAACCCAGGATCCCTACCAAATGTACCTTGCAGATGTGTTTACGATTCCTTCCGCAATGGCTGGCATACCGGCACTCTCGATTAACTGTGGTTATGCCAGGAGCCTCCCCGTTGGCCTTCAGATTATTGGCAGACCATTTCAGGAAGGGTTGTTATTCGGTTTGGGGTTGTTAATCGAAGAAGGACTTGCTCTTGGGGCTCCTTTTCCAGAAATTCCTCTCAGAAAGGAGAACACCTATGAGTGA